The Mannheimia pernigra sequence GATATTTGCCTTAATTACTCCTGTAATTACATCCGTTGAAGGGCGTTGTGTTGCAAGAATTAAGTGAATACCTACTGCCCTTGCTTTTTGGGCAAATCGCATAATATACTCTTCTACTTCTTTGCCAGCAGACATCATTAAATCGGCAAACTCGTCCACAATTAACACAATATAGCTCAATTTCTGTAGTGGCGGCGGTAAGCTATCCATTGAGTCGCCCGGTCTCCAAGTTGGATCAGGAATTGGTAAGTTCATCGCCGCAGCTTGGTCAATTTTCGCATTGTAGCCTTCAATATTACGCACTTGTAGATGGCTTACTAAAATATAGCGGCGCTCCATTTCTTCTACCGCCCAGCGTAACGCATTGGCTGCCTTTTTCATATCGGTTACCACAGGCGTTAATAAGTGTGGAGTATCGTTATAAATAGAAAGCTCCACCACTTTAGGATCAATCATAATAAAGCGAACTTGTTCTGGAGAAAGTTTAAACAAGAGGCTTAAAATCATCGTGTTCACTCCAAGTGATTTACCACCGCCCGTTTGCCCAGACATCAGTAAATGAGGAGTTTTGGCTAAATCAATTACAACAGGCTCACCTTTTGTATCTACGCCTAAAGCTATCGGTAGTTTAGCATTACTGCCGATAAAAGCTTCTGAACAGATCACATCTTTTAGTGAAATTGTATGGCGGTTATTGTGTGGAATTTCCAAAGAGAACGTACCAAAATCACTCGGAATCATTCTTACTACACGAACATTCAATATTTCTGCCCATTTCTTAGGATTAGAAAGTTGATTGATTACGTTACTTTCTAGGCTATCAAGTTCTAATTTGATATGGTAAGTAATTACCACTGGACCGACAATGTAACTGATATTGGCATTCGTGATACCCAATGTAGATAGAGCTTTCTCCATATCAGGTAACTTCACATTGTAATCCTTCTCTAATAAGTCTATCGGTAATAACAGATTGTCTAAAAACATAAAAAACCTCTGGATGGTTAATTAAAAAAATCTAGGTCGTTTTCCTACGGCTCAACTTGGTTGATATAAATATCTCTACACTCTATTTTTCCATCATTGTGGGCATAAAAGTAACCCTCAAAATACCAAAACTCTCCATCAAATGAAGTCTCTAGCTGTATTGTAGAATTATCTACATCGGGTTTATTTGAAATTAAATTAAAAGCTAATGGATTAGAAGGATCTCGTTTACCCATAAATGTTACGAAAGTCGTCGGCTGACCATCATCTAGCTCATACTCAATTTTAATCCTTAATTCTTCGGTACTACTGTCAAATTTTATCTCGCATAGGTAAGGCTCTCCCCATACAGATTTATCACTTCCTTCTTCATACTCTAGAACTTCAGCAACAATATCCAAATCTTCTAATAATTGCATATAAAATTACTCGTCATTATTAGTAATACGTAGGTTACTAGTACGAAATACTTCGCCATTCCAAGAAATCACATCATCAATTCCTTGTTGGGCAAGATAGATACGTTTTTCACGCTCTTCTCCAGAAGACTTAAACCAATAACTAATAAGTGTAATAGGGCTCGGAATCGTTCGAGTATTTTTTTTATTGATGGTAGGTTCTAAATAATAAGTAAGTAATTTTTCAGATTTATCTAAGTAATACGAGAGTTCTTCGTCAGAAACCGAAGGTAATAAACCTAACCAAATTTCTCTCTCCCTAGTAATAAAATGTGCTCGATGATGCCTACCTAAACGCTTAGCATAAGTTTGGTATTCTGTTTTACCACAATATTGAATATTTGCCACTCGATCTCCTTTTTGCTTACCAGTAATTAGATATAACCCCTTTTTAGCTCCCCATTCTGAACCAATAACTTTATCTAACTCAAACGGACCAAACCAATGAATTAATGCAAGTACGTGTTTCATAAAAAATCCTTAATTAAATAAAAAAACCAAAAGATACTATAACCGATATTTTTAAAAGAGTAAAACAATAACAAAATAGTAATAAAAGATAAATTAGGGCTTGAGTAATGTCGAAACTTTCAGTAACAGAAACAGACAGATTGGTAGGAAAACGAATTCAGCAAAAGCGAAAAGAGCTTGGGTTCAGTGCTGCAGAATTGTCTGAACAAATCGGCATAGCTCAACAACAACTTTCTCGCTATGAACGTGGAGAAAATAAGATCAATGTGGCTCATTTAGTGGAAATCGCTACTGCATTAAATACTGAAATTGGATGGTTTTTTGTTGATTGTATGTCAGAACAAAAAGACGGTAATAACCATCGTTTTATTCCTGTATCAGAAGACAGTATACGAAATCGACTAAACTCGCATTTAGATCGCTTAAGTGCAGATAAAAAACGAGGGCTTTTAGTGTTTTTGGAGACTGTTTTGTAGGTTATTTATTATATGTTAAAATATGTATATATAACCACTACTTAAAGTTAAATATGAAAGCACTATTACAAGGTGAGCTAGATTGTTTATGTGGAATTTATAGTATCGTTAATGCTGTTTATTTCGTATCAAACAAAAAACTCAGGAGAAAACCATTATTTAATGAGTTACTTCTTGCTTATATGAATAATTGGGGAATGTATGATCTCCTTACTGGTGGGATAGATATTTATCAAATGAAATATCTGCTAAACCATATAACTAACATCCATAACCATATCAAAATTACCCCCTCTACAATAAAACAGCGTTCAAAATTACTTTCTGCTATTTTATCCCACATAGAACAGCCTAATACTATCGTGCTATTCTCAACAAACTCTCATTGGAGCTTAATTCATAACTATAAAGATGAAAAACTAATGCTTTTTGATAGCTGTTCTATTGAAAGTGTAAATCTAAAAGAAATCATACCAACATCAGTATTCTTCATATCATTTATTTCTTAAGTAGTAGATACTCAATGACCAATTTTTTATTCCACCTTGTTTCTATTTCGGGAAATTTCCGGTCTAAATATGGAATTAAGTCATCTATACCAATTTCATTTTTAACTAATTTTTTATATATAAATGAGAATAGTTTTTCCAAACTTTCTTTTTTATAGGTATGGATATAGTAAGTAATAGCCAGTGATTTTATCTCACTCTTTCTGTATTTAATCTTTAATTTTTCAAAAATTGCAGTAAATCTCTTAGCTCTTTTCTCAATCTTCTTATTGATAGGTCCATAGGTATAGTAAGTTATCGTCTTAGGGAATTTCTTTTTGATGTCCTCTCTCCGCTTTTTTTGCTCTTTGCAGTTTCTTTTTTGCTCAGCAGTCTGACCTACTAAATTCTTGTGCATATTAATCCCTCTTTAAATTTAACTGACTGTCAGTTTTCAACCCATAAAAAAAGCAAAAATCCAGCTAGTTCAGACTAATTTTCCATATTTGTAAATGCATCTCGACAAAAGGTAATCCCGCCTTTTGATAACTATCGAGGTAGCTATGCAACTCATAAAACTTCGCCAAGTAATGGCAAAAACAACGTTATCAAAATCAACTATTTATCGCTTGATCAAATCATCTGATTTTCCACAACCAAAGAAACTTTCAGTAAGAGCGGTTGCGTGGTTAGAAGAAGAAATTGATGAATGGATTGTAAATAGAAAGGAGGTGTGTACTTCAAGTTCTAGTCACTCTATTAGCACGCTACAAGCATATTTATTGAATAACACTAAAACTCAATAGGAAAAGAATTATGAAAAATGCTGTATTATTGAATATAAATGCTGTTTATAGAAAAAATAACTTTATCTATGTAGGTTCTTTCTACAAATACCCTATTTATATGGGAATTGATAAATTTTCTTTTGTTTCAGATATAACCCCAGCTAAAGACTTTTGGGATATATATAAGAAGTTCGATAGGCTAACTGTTATTGAATCTAGTAACTATAATGTATCTCAAATTAAAGTTAAACATTATAGACGTTGTATTAAGATTACCTCTATGAGAAACCCAGATTTCTATATGCTTTTATCCTACGATTTCTCAAGAAAACTTAGTACCCCAGCAGTTAGATTTGAGCTATCTCCGCAATATGCAAGGAAGAATGATATACCGAATGTGATTAAATGGTTAAAAAAACATATTGGAGGAGAAGCTATCGATATGCTTTTCCAAAATGGTAAAATAACCCGAATGGATATGACTCTTGATATACACGGCAAGAAGTTTTTAAAAAATTTCTACTTCTCAATTCCTAATGCCAAAACAGGGAAAAATTTCTTAGATAATAAAGATAATTGTAAGCACAACTACGCTATTGGTTCTAAACGTTCTAGTAATTATCTTTTAGTATATGAGAAATTAAAGGTTGTAAAAATTAGTGATGTTTGTGAAAAGAACATAAGAGTTAAGAAAAAGCATATTAAGCAACACATTACCCGATTAGAATTAAGAATAAAGCCTTTAGCCCAGAAACCTCTCTTATTATCAGAGGTTTCAATGTTGGAGAATCCATTTAATCAAATTCTTATTTATAGGAGAGCAAAAATAGCATTTAAATTCCAAGATTTTCTTCATTATATAAAACAAGAGAAAAGCCTTCCTCTAGCTATAAGTTCCTATATGCAGAATAAAGAAAATGGAGATAAAAAGGAGAATCGGAACACAAGGCTTAAAATGAACAGACTTCTTGAAAAATGCAAAAGTAAGTTTATACTTAATATTGAATGGGCTAAATACCCAATGATAATCGATAATACTATCAGGCATTTTATCCCTCCTCTTCAGAGATAACTTCATTTCTTAACAATAAAAGCTACATAAGTGTAGGTTATTATGTAGCTTTTCATTTCAAAAGCGTGCCACCCCCTGTAAATCAAGCAACATAGCCTTAATTATCAGGTGTGAGCGGAGAGTTCTTTCGTCATTGATTGTTTGGTTCGTGAGAAATCATTGCCTGCTAGTTTAGCAGATTCAAGAGTTGGAAAAAACAAGCGGTCATTTTCTTGCAAAATTTTGCAAAAAATTAACCGCTTGATCTTTCTTATCTTGTATTTTCAATTTTTGCCCCCATTTAACTATCCGTATTTATTTTTAATACAAAATTCAATTTATAAGGAACAAAAAATGGCATTAGATTTCAATTCAGTTACATTAGACTCATTAGAATCAAAAGGCGGTTATGGCATCGGTTTACAAATCGGTCAGCAACTTTTAAGCAGTGGTATGGACGTAAATGCAGAAGCGGTTGCTCGCGGTATTTACGATGTATTAAATAACAATGAGCCTGCAATTAACATCAACGAAGTAACAACTGCATTACAAGAGTTAGGTCAGCGTGCTGAAGCCGCTCAAGCAGAAGCCTTTAAAGCGATTGATGCAGAAAACAAAGCCTTTTTAGAAGAAAACAAAAAAGCAAATGGCGTCATCATTACTGACAGCGGTTTACAATACGAAATTTTAACTGAAGGCACAGGCGAGAAACCCACAGCAACCTCAACCGTACGTGTTCATTACACTGGTTCATTAATTGATGGTACAGTGTTTGACAGCTCAGTAAAACGAGGTCAGCCAGCAGAATTCCCTGTAAATGGCGTAATTCGTGGTTGGACAGAAGCATTACAACTAATGCCCGTTGGCTCAAAATGGCGCTTAACCATTCCTCATGAATTAGCTTACGGTGAACGTGGTGCAGGTGCATCCATTCCCCCATTCGCTACCTTAATTTTTGAAGTAGAATTATTAGATATTCTGTAATCTCATTAACAACAAAAAGCCTGTAGAGCAACATTCACAGGTTTTTTGTCGCTTTTAGCTAAATCACATTATGACTCAAAAGAAATCGCTCATTTTTCGTTTAATGAAAAATATTTTCGTCTTTGGTGGCTTATTTATCGTGCTCAGTTTTATTGTCGATTGGTACAGAGCCCCCGCTACCCCAACCCAATTTGAACAACAAGTGCATTATGATATTCAAAATCAACCGAAAATTATTGCCCAACTTAGTCACGAAAAACCGATGTTGCTCTATTTTTGGGGAAGTTGGTGCCACTTTTGTAAAGTGGTTTCACCAAACATTCAACAGTTATCCGAAAATGGCACAGAAGTGCTAGGAGTCGCCTTAAAATCAGGTAATGATGCTGAGGTACAAAGCTATCTCAATGAAAACGGCTACACCTTTGCAACTATTAACGACCCGACAGGAGAATTTTCTCAAGGCTGGGATATTCAAGCTACACCGACTATTTTAATTATCAAAGATGGGAAAATTTTTAACCATACCACCGGTTACACCAGCTATTTAAGTTTAAAGTTAAGATTGTGGTTAGCTAAGATTCTACCTTAAAATAAAGCCCTGTAAATAAAATGATCTGACCCCAAAAAGTTAGACTCACTTTCCAACTGATTAAGGTGCAGATTTTTTATGACTAAATACCCCCAAATTTTTAAACAACAAGTCGTGGATTTCTATGTTGAACATCACGAAAATCTTCCTATAACACTTCATCATTTTGATTTATCTAGTAAAACAGTGAGACGTTGGATTGCTCAATATAAATATTCAGGTATCAATGGGTTAGCTGTCCTCCATTGTAAAAGAGCTTACTCTCCAGAATTTAAGTTTCAGGTGATTAAATCAATCCTTGATGGTTTATTTTCTGCTGAAGAGGCGACTCTTCATTTTGGTATTTCCAATAGCGGGGTAATCAGCCAATGGTTGAAAGCCTTTCGGAAAAGCGGTATAAATGGACTCCAACCAAAATCCAAAGGTCGCCCGAGTAT is a genomic window containing:
- a CDS encoding helix-turn-helix domain-containing protein, with translation MSKLSVTETDRLVGKRIQQKRKELGFSAAELSEQIGIAQQQLSRYERGENKINVAHLVEIATALNTEIGWFFVDCMSEQKDGNNHRFIPVSEDSIRNRLNSHLDRLSADKKRGLLVFLETVL
- a CDS encoding AlpA family transcriptional regulator — encoded protein: MQLIKLRQVMAKTTLSKSTIYRLIKSSDFPQPKKLSVRAVAWLEEEIDEWIVNRKEVCTSSSSHSISTLQAYLLNNTKTQ
- a CDS encoding FKBP-type peptidyl-prolyl cis-trans isomerase; translation: MALDFNSVTLDSLESKGGYGIGLQIGQQLLSSGMDVNAEAVARGIYDVLNNNEPAININEVTTALQELGQRAEAAQAEAFKAIDAENKAFLEENKKANGVIITDSGLQYEILTEGTGEKPTATSTVRVHYTGSLIDGTVFDSSVKRGQPAEFPVNGVIRGWTEALQLMPVGSKWRLTIPHELAYGERGAGASIPPFATLIFEVELLDIL
- a CDS encoding protein disulfide oxidoreductase → MTQKKSLIFRLMKNIFVFGGLFIVLSFIVDWYRAPATPTQFEQQVHYDIQNQPKIIAQLSHEKPMLLYFWGSWCHFCKVVSPNIQQLSENGTEVLGVALKSGNDAEVQSYLNENGYTFATINDPTGEFSQGWDIQATPTILIIKDGKIFNHTTGYTSYLSLKLRLWLAKILP